From a region of the Methanolinea sp. genome:
- the hisF gene encoding imidazole glycerol phosphate synthase subunit HisF, with translation MALTRRIIPCLDLKDGRVVKGTHFIDLRDAGDPVELAQRYNDQGADEVVFLDITASKENRGTMLEVIGRAADQLFLPLTVGGGIRSDEDIQQLLRAGADKVSVNTSAVLDPSLIARGASRFGTQCIVLAEDVRRNYRENPDAIPVSLPDGSSCWYEVVIYGGSKPTGIDAVTWAIEAEEKGAGEILLTSMETDGTKMGFDIPITRAISEAVGIPVVASGGVGMLEHFYEGFAYGKADACLAASVFHYGQYTVRQVKEYLANRGIPVRL, from the coding sequence ATGGCGCTGACACGAAGGATAATCCCCTGCCTCGACCTCAAGGACGGCAGGGTTGTCAAGGGAACACATTTCATCGATCTCCGAGATGCCGGCGACCCGGTTGAGCTTGCTCAGCGGTACAATGACCAGGGGGCGGATGAGGTTGTCTTCCTGGACATCACTGCATCAAAGGAAAACCGCGGGACGATGCTCGAAGTTATCGGGAGGGCTGCCGACCAGCTCTTCCTCCCGCTCACCGTGGGAGGCGGCATCCGATCGGATGAGGATATCCAGCAGCTTCTCCGCGCGGGAGCGGACAAGGTGAGTGTTAATACCAGCGCCGTGCTCGATCCTTCCCTCATCGCGAGGGGAGCGTCCCGGTTCGGGACCCAGTGCATCGTGCTTGCAGAGGACGTGAGGAGAAACTACCGGGAGAACCCGGATGCCATTCCCGTATCGCTCCCGGATGGGTCCAGCTGCTGGTACGAGGTAGTCATCTACGGTGGGAGCAAGCCGACCGGTATCGATGCCGTCACGTGGGCTATTGAAGCAGAAGAAAAGGGTGCCGGCGAAATCCTTCTCACCAGCATGGAGACCGATGGTACCAAGATGGGGTTCGATATCCCCATCACCCGTGCGATATCCGAGGCCGTCGGGATTCCGGTTGTTGCCAGTGGCGGCGTGGGAATGCTCGAACACTTCTATGAAGGTTTCGCCTATGGGAAGGCCGATGCCTGCCTGGCGGCAAGCGTCTTCCACTACGGCCAGTATACTGTAAGGCAGGTCAAGGAGTACTTGGCGAACCGGGGAATCCCGGTACGGCTCTGA